A genomic window from Hevea brasiliensis isolate MT/VB/25A 57/8 unplaced genomic scaffold, ASM3005281v1 Scaf23, whole genome shotgun sequence includes:
- the LOC131176720 gene encoding uncharacterized protein LOC131176720 — protein MTSIYLNRSFPRANSSFSLFRGNALQSSVLRLRGKMFLLDAGLGTPIICMQDELTGVPKNRATRFENKVGSLGKSMIKERAAARLKKKDVAWYFKNKVTACFFKNKVAGESMIKEHILERFFIDLVAGESMIKERAAARFNDLVGSTDVVAGEPLLLPRRFIQIRAWMELIKIWRTKKKVKGFYIKKIKEVIQ, from the coding sequence ATGACGAGCATCTATTTGAATCGATCATTTCCAAGAGCTAATTCCAGTTTTTCCTTATTCCGAGGTAACGCCTTACAATCTTCAGTCTTACGCTTAAGGGGTAAAATGTTCTTGTTGGATGCAGGACTTGGGACCCCCATCATTTGTATGCAAGATGAGCTTACAGGAGTGCCAAAAAACCGAGCCACCAGGTTTGAGAATAAAGTGGGTTCCCTGGGTAAATCAATGATCAAAGAGCGAGCAGCCGCCAGGTTGAAGAAAAAGGATGTCGCCTGGTATTTTAAGAATAAAGTGACCGCCTGCTTTTTTAAGAATAAAGTGGCCGGTGAATCAATGATCAAAGAGCATATTTTGGAGAGATTCTTCATCGATCTAGTGGCCGGTGAATCAATGATCAAAGAGCGAGCAGCCGCCAGGTTTAATGATTTGGTGGGATCCACAGATGTAGTGGCTGGTGAACCGCTTCTTCTTCCACGAAGATTCATACAAATCCGAGCTTGGATGGAACTGATAAAGATTTGGCGAACGAAAAAAAAGGTCAAAGGCTTTTATATTAAGAAAATCAAGGAGGTTATTCAGTAG
- the LOC131176721 gene encoding uncharacterized protein LOC131176721, with the protein MQGGCIADIGSCGTGFDSASGSVRTKKFRTKGSELADKKREKNKAMPRAPSIRFSWIDEALSLSSRARCNKG; encoded by the coding sequence ATGCAAGGAGGATGTATAGCTGATATAGGATCTTGTGGAACAGGATTTGATTCTGCAAGCGGTTCGGTACGAACGAAGAAATTTCGAACAAAAGGATCAGAACTCGCTGataagaaaagagagaaaaacaAAGCAATGCCAAGAGCTCCGTCAATCCGCTTTTCATGGATAGACGAAGCTCTCTCTTTATCATCTCGTGCCAGATGCAACAAAGGATGA